One region of Streptomyces sp. CG4 genomic DNA includes:
- a CDS encoding response regulator has product MCETDSAHEAGKITVFLLDDHEVVRRGVHEMLSVEPDIEVGGEAGTAADALVRIPATRPDVAVLDVRLPDGGGVEVCREARSQYETVRCLMLTSFADDEALFDAIMAGASGYVLKAIRGNELLQAVRDVAAGKSLLDPVATARLLERLRDGGGARTDDKLAQLTEQERKFLDLIGEGLTNRQIGERLHLAEKTIKNYVSSLLSKLGMQRRSQAAAYVARMQAEKSGSNGNL; this is encoded by the coding sequence GTGTGTGAGACTGATTCAGCGCACGAAGCAGGAAAAATCACCGTATTTCTGCTCGACGATCATGAAGTGGTCCGCCGGGGCGTCCACGAGATGCTCTCCGTGGAGCCGGATATCGAGGTGGGGGGCGAGGCCGGCACGGCGGCCGACGCGCTGGTGCGCATTCCGGCCACCCGGCCCGACGTGGCGGTGCTGGACGTGCGGCTTCCGGACGGCGGCGGAGTCGAGGTGTGCCGGGAGGCCCGCTCCCAGTACGAGACGGTTCGGTGCCTGATGCTGACCTCGTTCGCGGACGACGAGGCGCTGTTCGACGCGATCATGGCGGGTGCCTCGGGATACGTCCTGAAAGCGATCCGCGGCAACGAACTGCTGCAGGCCGTACGGGACGTGGCCGCCGGAAAGTCCCTGCTGGACCCCGTCGCCACCGCGCGCTTGCTGGAGCGGCTGCGCGACGGCGGCGGCGCGCGGACGGACGACAAGCTCGCGCAACTCACCGAGCAAGAGCGGAAATTCCTCGATCTCATCGGTGAAGGGCTCACCAACCGGCAGATCGGCGAGCGTTTGCATCTCGCCGAGAAAACGATCAAGAATTACGTTTCGAGTCTGCTTTCCAAACTCGGCATGCAGCGCCGTTCACAGGCCGCCGCTTATGTCGCCCGTATGCAGGCGGAAAAGAGCGGCAGCAACGGAAATCTTTGA
- a CDS encoding phosphotransferase has protein sequence MPRSCVPPLVPHAPPLGALLRLYAAGSAVTCEPVEQGLLNRGYRLCTTRGRYFLKHHFDPDTADPAAIERRHRATQRLADLGVPVSVPLAHRDGRTVAVVGGHAYALHPWIDGRHRHGGQLTRGESARLGAVLGAVHACLERVMPPKGRTRPATSPHPVESADPDDTFALIDDLLAQVRRHRPADAFDELARHRLLERRALVEQHADRRPPPGGSVGWVHGDFHPFNVLYKGDAPAAIVDWDRLGVQPRAEEAVRAAAIFFVRPAGALDLPKVRAYARAYRRAAGATPSELAAAVHRVWWERLNDFWMLRWHYERGDTRADCQFPAASALVVWWTRAYDAVCDAFVE, from the coding sequence GTGCCGCGCTCATGTGTACCACCGCTCGTACCTCATGCGCCCCCTCTGGGCGCCCTGCTCCGCCTGTACGCGGCCGGTAGCGCCGTCACCTGTGAGCCGGTCGAGCAGGGTCTGCTGAACCGCGGCTACCGGCTGTGCACCACCCGCGGCCGCTACTTCCTCAAGCATCACTTCGACCCCGACACCGCCGACCCGGCCGCCATCGAGCGCCGGCACCGCGCCACCCAGCGCCTGGCCGACCTCGGTGTCCCGGTCTCCGTGCCGCTCGCGCACCGCGACGGCCGTACGGTCGCCGTCGTCGGCGGCCACGCCTACGCCCTGCACCCCTGGATCGACGGCAGGCACCGCCACGGCGGCCAGCTCACCCGCGGGGAGAGCGCACGCCTGGGGGCGGTTCTGGGCGCCGTGCACGCCTGTCTGGAGCGCGTGATGCCACCCAAGGGGCGCACACGCCCGGCCACGAGCCCCCACCCGGTGGAGAGCGCCGACCCCGACGACACGTTCGCCCTCATCGACGACCTGCTCGCCCAGGTGCGCCGGCACCGCCCCGCCGACGCCTTCGACGAACTGGCCCGGCACCGGCTGCTGGAACGCCGCGCGCTCGTGGAGCAGCACGCGGACCGGCGCCCGCCGCCCGGCGGCTCGGTGGGCTGGGTGCACGGCGACTTCCACCCGTTCAACGTGCTCTACAAGGGCGACGCACCGGCCGCCATCGTCGACTGGGACCGGCTGGGCGTGCAGCCCCGCGCCGAGGAGGCCGTACGCGCCGCCGCGATCTTCTTCGTACGGCCCGCGGGCGCCCTGGACCTGCCGAAAGTGCGCGCCTACGCGCGCGCGTACCGGCGCGCGGCCGGTGCCACGCCCTCCGAGCTGGCGGCGGCCGTGCACCGGGTGTGGTGGGAGCGCCTGAACGACTTCTGGATGCTGCGCTGGCACTACGAACGCGGTGACACGCGCGCGGACTGCCAGTTTCCGGCCGCTTCGGCGCTCGTGGTGTGGTGGACCCGCGCGTACGACGCGGTGTGCGACGCGTTCGTGGAGTGA
- a CDS encoding protein kinase, translated as MAQTQRAQGPSDPEATGGGMSDAPEMWGNGGLVGDGRYRLTHRLGRGGMAEVFAAEDVRLGRTVAVKLLRADLAEDPVSKARFTREAQSVAGLNHHAIVAVYDSGEDFVGGQSVPYIVMELVEGRTIRDLLINAEAPGPEQALIIVSGVLEALAYSHQHGIVHRDIKPANVIITNSGAVKVMDFGIARALHGASTTMTQTGMVMGTPQYLSPEQALGKAVDHRSDLYATGCLLYELLALRPPFTGETPLSVVYQHVQDIPTQPSAISDGCPPELDGLVMRSLAKEPDDRFQTAEEMRGMVQYGLQMLYEQGGHTGTWNTGPVAAHDGRHTPPGGFTGTTAMQHPGEYGAGTAQIPQPILPSGYGNGDDGGFEGHGNKGSGRGKLWILAVLAVIAIAVGVALAVRGTSGNAGTGSDTKPPTTHSQTSKDDSTSPSPSDDTTDQPSDPATGNGSGTDSGGSGYTPSSTPSQSQSTGPTNQPTNPSTSPSDSSNPTTGGTDAGTTDGGTDAGTTDGGTTTGTTNGGTTTGTTNGGTNAGTTADGGTSLPTG; from the coding sequence ATGGCACAGACGCAGCGCGCCCAGGGCCCGTCCGACCCCGAGGCGACTGGCGGCGGCATGTCGGACGCGCCGGAGATGTGGGGCAACGGAGGGCTCGTCGGCGACGGCCGGTACCGGCTGACCCACCGGCTCGGCCGGGGCGGCATGGCCGAGGTCTTCGCGGCCGAGGACGTCCGGCTGGGCCGTACCGTCGCGGTCAAGCTGCTCCGCGCGGACCTGGCCGAGGACCCGGTCTCCAAGGCCCGCTTCACCCGCGAGGCACAGTCGGTCGCCGGTCTCAACCACCACGCGATCGTCGCCGTGTACGACTCCGGCGAGGACTTCGTCGGCGGTCAGTCCGTGCCGTACATCGTGATGGAGCTGGTCGAGGGCCGCACCATCCGCGATCTGCTGATCAACGCCGAGGCGCCGGGCCCCGAGCAGGCCCTGATCATCGTCTCCGGGGTGCTGGAAGCGCTCGCCTACTCGCACCAGCACGGCATCGTGCACCGTGACATCAAGCCCGCCAACGTGATCATCACCAACAGCGGCGCCGTCAAGGTGATGGACTTCGGCATCGCGCGCGCCCTGCACGGCGCCTCGACAACGATGACGCAGACCGGCATGGTCATGGGCACGCCGCAGTACCTGTCTCCTGAGCAGGCGCTCGGCAAGGCCGTGGACCACCGCTCCGACCTGTACGCGACCGGCTGCCTGCTCTACGAACTCCTCGCGCTGCGGCCCCCGTTCACCGGCGAGACCCCGCTGTCGGTGGTCTACCAGCACGTCCAGGACATCCCGACCCAGCCCTCCGCCATCTCCGACGGCTGCCCGCCGGAGCTGGACGGCCTGGTCATGCGCTCGCTCGCCAAGGAACCGGACGACCGGTTCCAGACGGCCGAGGAGATGCGCGGCATGGTCCAGTACGGCCTGCAGATGCTGTACGAGCAGGGCGGCCACACCGGCACCTGGAACACCGGCCCGGTGGCCGCGCACGACGGTCGGCACACCCCGCCGGGCGGCTTCACGGGCACGACCGCGATGCAGCACCCGGGCGAGTACGGCGCCGGGACCGCGCAGATCCCGCAGCCGATCCTGCCGTCCGGTTACGGCAACGGCGACGACGGCGGTTTCGAGGGGCACGGCAACAAGGGCAGCGGCCGCGGCAAGCTGTGGATCCTCGCCGTCCTCGCGGTCATCGCGATCGCGGTGGGGGTTGCGCTGGCCGTGCGGGGCACGAGCGGCAACGCCGGCACCGGCTCCGACACCAAGCCGCCGACGACGCACTCGCAGACCTCGAAGGACGACTCGACCTCCCCGAGCCCGTCGGACGACACCACCGACCAGCCTTCGGACCCCGCCACCGGCAACGGCTCGGGCACGGACTCGGGTGGGTCCGGCTACACCCCGTCATCCACGCCGTCGCAGTCGCAGAGCACCGGCCCGACCAACCAGCCGACGAATCCGTCGACCTCGCCGTCGGACTCCTCGAACCCGACGACCGGGGGCACCGACGCGGGCACCACGGACGGCGGCACGGACGCGGGTACGACGGACGGCGGCACGACCACCGGCACCACGAACGGCGGCACGACCACCGGCACCACGAACGGCGGCACCAACGCGGGCACCACGGCGGACGGCGGCACGAGCCTGCCCACCGGTTGA